In Zingiber officinale cultivar Zhangliang chromosome 1A, Zo_v1.1, whole genome shotgun sequence, a genomic segment contains:
- the LOC122038737 gene encoding EIN3-binding F-box protein 1-like, whose product MAALVKRRVSDDISPCGPFLSNLMEQGLLVSLVRSVDGHCLPRKRPRVIAPLVLGVGGRVADVKQRPRSIDTLPDECLFEILRRLSGDKERSNSACVSKRWLTILSSIRSSELAAQMKPSVKSLKKTLPDLNNHVPATEHETENNGFLTRRLVAEEATDIRLASIALGTCSRGGLGKLFIQGGDSTRVSDVGLSAIAHACPSLRVLSMRMVPLVTDAGIAEIADGCPLLEKLDLCQCPQISDKGLISVAQKCPNLTSLAIEASSSISNKALQVVGRCCSKLKYITIKDCPQVGDQGIASLVSSPSSSLERVKLQALNISDLALAVIGQYGKNVMDLSLISLKNVGEKGFWVMGNTCGLQKLRSITINYCNGLSDIGLQAIAKGSPLLKQLSVHKSCDLSDTGLVSFTEKARALENLHIEDCHQLTLMGVLGALLTCNPELKSLSLVRCLGIKDIDFAPAQLPSCKSLESLTIRNCPGVTSASLQMVGKICPQLQKLDFGGQSGVTDASLVPLIQSSEAGFVDVNLSGCVNVSDSLVTMLVKAHGSTLKTLSLDGCRKITDRSTMAIAQGCLVLEELDLSCCSIGDYGVAILASARQLNLRMLSLANCTKVTQKSLPFLVNMGQSMVGLNLQHCHLISPCAISLLEEMLWSCDIIS is encoded by the exons ATGGCAGCTCTTGTCAAGCGCCGAG TCAGTGATGACATCTCCCCTTGTGGCCCTTTCCTCTCAAATCTCATGGAACAGGGACTTCTTGTATCTCTTGTTCGTTCCGTTGATGGTCACTGCCTTCCTCGCAAGAGGCCTCGGGTCATTGCTCCTCTCGTCCTCGGAGTTGGAGGGAGAGTTGCAGATGTGAAACAGCGACCCCGCTCAATCGACACCCTTCCTGATGAATGCCTCTTTGAGATCCTTAGACGGTTGTCAGGTGATAAGGAGAGGAGCAACTCTGCTTGTGTGTCTAAGCGTTGGCTTACGATTCTGAGCAGCATCCGTTCTTCTGAGCTTGCAGCTCAGATGAAACCTAGCGTCAAATCTTTGAAGAAGACCTTGCCAGATCTAAACAATCATGTACCTGCAACTGAGCACGAAACTGAGAACAATGGATTTCTTACCAGACGCTTGGTCGCAGAGGAAGCTACTGATATCAGACTTGCTTCTATTGCACTTGGAACTTGTAGCCGTGGTGGACTGGGCAAGCTTTTCATCCAAGGAGGTGACTCGACTAGGGTCTCTGATGTTGGGCTCTCTGCAATTGCTCATGCATGTCCTTCCCTACGGGTCTTATCTATGCGCATGGTACCCTTGGTCACCGATGCTGGTATAGCAGAGATTGCTGACGGATGCCCATTGTTGGAAAAGCTGGATCTTTGCCAATGCCCACAGATCTCAGACAAGGGCTTGATAAGTGTTGCTCAGAAATGCCCCAACTTGACATCGCTCGCTATTGAGGCATCCTCAAGCATAAGTAATAAAGCTCTTCAGGTTGTTGGTCGTTGCTGTTCTAAATTGAAGTATATTACTATCAAAGACTGCCCACAAGTTGGTGATCAAGGGATCGCAAGCTTGGTCTCTTCTCCCTCATCTTCTCTGGAAAGGGTAAAACTTCAGGCTTTGAACATTTCTGACTTAGCCCTTGCAGTTATTGGCCAATATGGAAAGAATGTAATGGATCTGTCTCTGATTAGTCTGAAGAACGTGGGAGAAAAAGGATTTTGGGTCATGGGCAACACTTGTGGGTTACAGAAGTTAAGGTCCATCACGATCAACTACTGCAATGGGCTTTCCGACATAGGCTTGCAAGCTATTGCAAAAGGTTCACCTCTTTTGAAGCAGCTCTCTGTCCACAAATCTTGTGACCTGTCTGATACTGGTTTGGTTTCTTTTACTGAAAAGGCAAGGGCACTTGAGAATTTACATATTGAGGATTGCCACCAGTTGACTCTGATGGGTGTCCTTGGTGCTCTTCTAACATGCAACCCAGAGTTGAAGTCACTATCTCTAGTCAGATGCTTGGGCATCAAAGATATAGACTTTGCACCAGCCCAACTACCATCATGCAAGTCACTTGAGTCCTTGACCATTCGAAACTGTCCCGGTGTCACTAGTGCTAGCTTACAAATGGTTGGGAAAATCTGCCCTCAGTTACAGAAACTCGACTTTGGTGGTCAATCTGGAGTTACTGATGCTTCACTTGTTCCACTGATCCAGAGCTCTGAGGCAGGTTTTGTGGATGTCAATTTAAGTGGGTGTGTTAATGTTTCTGATTCCCTGGTCACTATGTTGGTTAAGGCGCACGGAAGCACTCTGAAGACGCTTAGTCTTGATGGTTGTAGGAAAATCACTGATAGAAGCACCATGGCAATTGCACAGGGCTGTCTCGTGCTCGAAGAACTGGATTTATCATGTTGCTCAATAGGCGATTATGGTGTGGCAATCCTTGCATCAGCAAGGCAGCTTAACTTGCGTATGCTTTCTCTTGCAAATTGCACAAAGGTCACTCAGAAAAGTCTGCCATTCTTGGTAAACATGGGCCAGTCAATGGTGGGTCTAAATCTGCAGCACTGCCACTTGATCAGCCCTTGTGCAATCAGTTTGCTTGAGGAGATGCTGTGGTCGTGTGATATCATTTCCTAG